From one Diorhabda carinulata isolate Delta chromosome 12, icDioCari1.1, whole genome shotgun sequence genomic stretch:
- the LOC130899867 gene encoding WD repeat domain-containing protein 83 produces the protein MDLINSNTIDCNQGAVRAVRFNVDGSYCLTCGSDKKLKLWNPYKGILLKTYGGHGNEVLDVCGSCDNSQLVSCSSDKSCILWDVTTGQPTRRLRGHAATVTCVKYNEESTIVVSGSLDNTVMCWDVKSRSQNPVQTMKDAKDCVTSLQVTDHEILVGSVDCSFRRYDLRNARCDSDFVGAPVVSVCFSHDGQCVLAGSADNTIRLFDKTSGEILGQYTGHRTDDMNIESAIITNDNYVLSGSKTGELWCWDLVSTEVVKKFVHTAGKVLNSLSVHPKKDTVLTAAVRSIKLWEKPEQVLINEND, from the exons ATggatttaataaattcaaatactaTCGATTGCAATCAGGGAGCTGTAAGGGCAGTCAGATTTAATG TTGATGGATCCTACTGCTTAACATGCGGTTCAgacaaaaaactaaaactttGGAATCCCTACAAAGGTATCCTACTTAAAACGTATGGTGGTCATGGAAATGAAGTACTTGATGTCTGTGGCTCCTGTGATAATAGCCAATTAGTTAGTTGTTCTTCTGATAAATCATGTATATTATGGGACGTCACAACTGGACAACCTACCAGAAGATTAAG aggACATGCAGCTACTGTTACTTGTGTTAAATATAATGAAGAATCAACTATAGTTGTATCAGGAAGTTTAGATAATACTGTAATGTGTTGGGATGTAAAGTCTAGATCTCAAAATCCTGTTCAGACAATGAAAGATGCAAAAGACTGCGTGACATCGTTACAAGTTACAGATCACGAAATACTTGTAGGATCTGTAGATTGCTCATTTAGAAGATATGACCTAAGGAATGCAAGATGCGATTCAGATTTTGTTGGAG CTCCGGTGGTATCAGTTTGCTTCTCTCATGATGGCCAGTGTGTTTTAGCTGGATCTGCCGATAATACAATTCGTTTATTTGATAAAACCTCGGGAGAAATATTAGGACA gTACACTGGTCATCGAACGGACGATATGAATATTGAAAGTGCCATAATAACTAACGATAATTATGTATTGTCTGGATCTAAAACAGGAGAATTGTGGTGTTGGGATTTGGTTAGTACGGAAGTGGTGAAAAAGTTTGTACATACTGCTGGCAAAGTTTTGAATTCATTAAGCGTTCACCCTAAAAAAGACACAGTCCTAACTGCCGCTGTACGTTCAATCAAATTATGGGAAAAACCAGAACAGGTGTTGATAAATGAAAACgactaa